A genomic region of Dreissena polymorpha isolate Duluth1 chromosome 4, UMN_Dpol_1.0, whole genome shotgun sequence contains the following coding sequences:
- the LOC127878391 gene encoding uncharacterized protein LOC127878391, which yields MIDMGMSNAERQKRWRERRDEDPDKRQRFLQKCKERYQREKQSGKRKPVTLMTEREKRSARKQWREKKRKDREREREAKRALQNIHTPPSSPEQQPENREKSRQYKQSQKKSMREKAKVYRENKALKTEIESLKKKVSMYKKRYERQKHDTPETPRKAVKRLFRTSNKKQLKKSLLEYRVLVEALRKKYAQKRARDKRDISKILCEQTLKKYKMKIEMYESVGCKTRFRKSKTCYNTRTKRIAEKVHTFYTRDDNSRLVTGIKQTKTYKKAKKQRRVLLYDLKTLHKKFHTEGKTKLSYSAFCKMRPFYVVFPRKSDRDTCMCKICNNTELLVDALNRVKKRDRETPSSYVQQLVCSEKNQNCMESKCSKCKDYTIDIDRNLRDKDVNWYEWRTTSERRQIKKGTEIEEKEVHVTSKQKHTGTVDDLMDKINTQIRRYASHIYRMYTQYNYYSMKKNSLSDNEAILHIDFSENFECGYGKEIQSVHFGASKKQITLHTGMIFLNNNIPKSFCTVSDSLCHGPEAVWAHINPILTEIKKTNPKVTKLEIFSDGPVTQYRQKGNFYLTSIRGKELGFRSLNWSFFEASHGKGAPDAIGGAIKRRANNALKYGHDITSAKVFIDKLCEESKVKMFLITEQSIEDMAKCLKDVNLKTIPGTLNIHQVICEPNDAGEIYFRKLSCFCERNHEHEGHKFDKAVLIELKDKKHTNSVNRVKKDNNTDQTKKTESKHVFDKDKEETCHTRKRKMCDSTKEIVPEKKRLVVKSFQSWIKNGSTDIHSKKSKTDESILTGIDKCKTFQALKRKVSDVQEIVKSCIPQDVCLYDNKLEVDFESVVDIPNDINLPHGVKDLYPVKVRMDGNCLPSCGSVFAYGTPERCNELRSQIVKELTQNENFYLNDTNLQQGLGSNHRVRSLSSQFAQYSEYFIPGMNLNATIIRDIYRKETLSVTKDQAYMGIWQIFALASVIQTPIRSVYPQKGNVNVRHDLNRLILPRTQTSSEPVHIMWTSTRQDLLLEHWIPNHFVPLVPFTTPDKDCETTAEVNRTVESEQPDTCDTDTNTVNETLPNSKNECNETEKTSADVNRKEKSEKPETCDTDILKETLPKAMNDCNKTEKTAGEVKTKVESEKPKPCDTDIVKETLQNAKNDCIKTDKTTAEVNRKEESERPEICDTDLLKATLPNTKDECNETEKTTADVNRTVESENLETCDTDTLKETLQNAKNDCNKPKKTIAKVNKTGESEKAETCDTDALNETLQNTNNECNSTVNTKAETERCSINETNNINKLTNQLIKEGKLDTKDNVSNTESLPDDNVDKTEKEIQFEKPDMKHLLSKYVIVNFKGKPYPGKVINILDTDVEVVCMKQTGKKNENSFYWPKAIKDISWYDYDEVVTTIPKPRQVRKTNRFEIEENTWNKMKRDKGSLEEASSESNKLNPIDLGKPEETLADRHSLEEKNEYVDSKKSETDNIYIDKKESGTHMENEYSVDEFDETSGRMIDENANEVKSEFPDMKDILNKYVIVNFNGRPYPGKVIDVDEEVVEVTCMHQVGKKNSNCFYWPKLVKDISWYDYDQILTVIPEPKPIGNTNQYKVDEFIWNESQNKTL from the exons ATGATA GATATGGGGATGTCAAATGCTGAAAGGCAGAAGAGATGGCGGGAGAGGAGAGATGAGGATCCCGATAAAAGACAGAGATTCCTTCAAAAATGTAAAGAGAGATACCAGCGTGAGAAGCAATCTGGTAAACGAAAACCAGTTACGCTAATGACGGAAAGAGAAAAGAGATCCGCACGAAAACAATGGCGGGAAAAGAAGAGAAAGGATCGTGAGCGAGAGCGAGAGGCAAAGCGTGCCTTACAGAACATACACACGCCACCATCATCACCTGAACAACAACCTGAGAATCGTGAAAAAAGTAGACAATATAAGCAATCTCAAAAGAAAAGTATGAGAGAAAAAGCAAAGGTGTATAGAGAGAATAAAGCACTAAAGACAGAAATAGAGTCactgaaaaaaaaagtatcaatgTACAAAAAACGATATGAACGCCAAAAACATGATACGCCTGAAACACCAAGAAAAGCCGTCAAAAGATTGTTTAGAACCTCGAACAAAAAGCAGTTAAAGAAATCTTTGTTAGAGTATAGGGTACTTGTAGAAGCTTTAAGAAAGAAGTATGCACAGAAGCGAGCAAGAGACAAAAGAGACATCTCAAAAATCCTGTGCGAACAAACATTAAAGAAGtacaaaatgaaaattgaaatgtACGAGTCAGTCGGATGCAAAACACGATTCAGAAAATCAAAAACTTGTTATAATACAAGAACAAAAAGAATCGCAGAAAAGGTACACACGTTCTACACGCGGGATGATAATTCTCGGCTTGTAACAGGGATAAAGCAAACAAAGACGTATAAAAAGGCAAAGAAACAGAGAAGAGTACTGTTGTATGACTTAAAAACCCTTCACAAGAAGTTCCATACAGAAGGAAAAACAAAACTCTCCTATTCTGCTTTTTGCAAAATGAGACCTTTTTATGTAGTTTTCCCAAGAAAAAGTGACAGAGATACATGCATGTGTAAAATATGTAATAACACAGAACTCTTGGTAGATGCCTTGAACAGAGTTAAGAAAAGGGATCGAGAGACTCCGTCGTCTTATGTACAGCAACTAGTATGTAGTGAGAAAAACCAGAATTGTATGGAGAGTAAATGCTCCAAATGCAAAGATTATACAATTGATATTGACAGAAACTTACGTGACAAAGATGTCAACTGGTATGAATGGAGGACAACTAGTGAACGTAGACAGATTAAGAAAGGAACGGAAATAGAAGAAAAAGAGGTTCATGTTACGTCCAAGCAAAAGCACACAGGAACCGTTGACGACTTAATGGATAAGATAAATACTCAAATTAGGAGATATGCTTCACACATATACCGAATGTATACTCAATACAACTATTACAGCATGAAGAAGAACTCACTTAGTGACAATGAAGCTATTCTTCATATTGATTTTTCTGAGAATTTTGAATGTGGGTATGGTAAAGAGATACAATCCGTACATTTCGGGGCTTCAAAAAAACAAATAACTCTACACACTGGAATGATATTTCTGAATAACAACATACCAAAGAGTTTCTGTACTGTTAGTGATTCTCTATGTCATGGCCCTGAAGCAGTATGGGCTCACATTAATCCGATATTAACAGAAATTAAAAAGACCAATCCAAAAGTAACAAAACTTGAAATTTTCAGTGACGGCCCGGTAACACAGTATCGACAGAAGGGAAACTTCTATCTTACTAGTATAAGAGGAAAGGAGCTTGGTTTTCGAAGCCTGAATTGGTCTTTTTTTGAAGCAAGTCACGGAAAGGGGGCTCCAGATGCGATTGGAGGTGCTATTAAACGGCGTGCAAATAATGCGCTTAAATACGGACACGATATCACATCTGCAAAGGTCTTTATCGACAAGCTGTGCGAAGAATCTAAGGTCAAAATGTTTCTGATAACTGAACAAAGTATTGAAGACATGGCAAAGTGTTTGAAAGATGTAAACCTGAAGACTATACCAGGAACTTTAAATATACATCAGGTTATTTGTGAACCAAATGATGCTGGAGAGATCTATTTCAGGAAATTGAGTTGCTTTTGTGAACGGAACCATGAACATGAAGGTCATAAATTTGACAAAGCAGTACTTATAGAACTAAAAGACAAGAAACACACGAACAGCGTTAACAGAGTTAAGAAAGACAATAATACTGATCAGACAAAAAAAACTGAAAGtaaacatgtatttgataaagacAAAGAAGAAACATGTCATACAAGAAAACGAAAAATGTGTGACTCCACTAAAGAGATCGTGCCTGAAAAAAAACGGTTGGTTGTGAAATCTTTTCAATCATGGATAAAAAATGGTTCAACTGACATACATAGCAAAAAATCAAAAACAGATGAGAGTATATTAACaggtattgataaatgtaaaacatttcaaGCTTTAAAAAGAAAAGTTTCAGATGTTCAAGAAATAGTGAAGTCATGTATTCCACAAgatgtatgtttatatgacaacAAACTTGAAGTTGACTTCGAATCAGTCGTAGATATACCAAATGATATAAATCTACCTCATGGAGTTAAAGATCTATATCCTGTCAAAGTTAGAATGGACGGAAACTGCCTACCCTCCTGTGGGAGTGTATTTGCATATGGAACACCTGAAAGATGTAATGAACTTAGATCTCAAATTGTAAAAGAACTAACTCAGAACGAGAACTTTTACTTAAATGATACAAACTTGCAACAGGGATTAGGAAGTAATCACAGAGTTAGATCCTTGAGCTCCCAGTTTGCTCAATACTCGGAATATTTTATTCCGGGGATGAATCTGAATGCAACAATTATTCGTGACATTTACAGAAAAGAAACTTTATCTGTAACTAAGGACCAAGCATATATGGGTATTTGGCAAATATTTGCTTTAGCAAGTGTAATTCAGACTCCAATAAGATCAGTTTATCCTCAGAAAGGAAACGTCAATGTTAGACATGATCTTAATAGATTAATATTGCCACGTACGCAAACAAGTTCAGAGCCAGTTCATATAATGTGGACAAGCACTAGACAAGATCTTTTGCTTGAGCACTGGATACCTAATCATTTTGTACCTTTAGTGCCATTTACAACTCCCGATAAAGACTGCGAGACCACTGCTGAAGTAAATAGAACAGTAGAGAGCGAACAGCCCGATACATGTGACACAGATACAAATACAGTGAATGAAACATTGCCAAATTCAAAGAATGAATGTAACGAAACCGAGAAAACCAGTGCTGATGTAAATAGAAAAGAAAAGAGTGAAAAGCCTGAAACATGTGACACAGATATATTGAAGGAAACATTGCCAAAGGCAATGAATGATTGTAACAAAACCGAGAAAACCGCAGGtgaagtaaaaacaaaagtaGAGAGTGAAAAGCCTAAACCATGTGACACAGATATTGTGAAGGAAACATTGCAAAATGCAAAGAATGATTGTATCAAAACCGATAAAACCACCGCTGAAGTAAATAGAAAAGAAGAGAGTGAAAGGCCTGAAATATGTGACACAGATTTATTGAAGGCAACATTGCCAAACACAAAAGATGAATGTAACGAAACCGAGAAAACCACAGCTGATGTAAATAGAACAGTAGAGAGTGAGAATCTTGAAACATGTGACACAGATACATTGAAGGAAACGTTGCAAAATGCAAAGAATGATTGTAACAAACCAAAGAAAACCATAGCTAAAGTAAATAAAACAGGAGAGAGTGAAAAGGCTGAAACATGTGACACAGATGCATTGAATGAAACattgcaaaatacaaataatgaatgTAACAGTACTGTTAACACGAAAGCTGAAACTGAACGTTGTAGTATCAatgaaacaaacaatattaataaaCTGACAAACCAATTGATAAAGGAAGGAAAACTGGATACAAAAGATAATGTTTCGAATACAGAATCGCTTCCTGATGACAATGTAGATAAAACTGAAAAAGAAATTCAGTTTGAAAAACCAGACATGAAACACTTATTAAGCAAATATGTAATTGTCAACTTTAAAGGCAAACCATATCCTGGAAAAGTTATTAACATACTTGATACAGATGTGGAAGTTGTTTGTATGAAACAAACGGGTAAAAAGAACGAAAACTCTTTTTACTGGCCAAAAgcaattaaagacatttcttggTATGATTACGACGAAGTAGTAACAACTATTCCTAAACCAAGACAAGTTAGAAAAACAAACCGTTTTGAAATTGAAGAGAACACATGGAACAAAATGAAGAGGGATAAAGGTTCACTTGAAGAAGCAAGTTCTGAATCAAATAAACTCAACCCCATTGATTTAGGTAAACCAGAAGAAACATTGGCAGATAGACATTCATTGGAAGAGAAAAATGAATATGTTGACAGTAAAAAATCAGAGACAGATaacatatatattgataagaaaGAATCAGGTACACACATGGAAAATGAATATTCTGTCGATGAATTTGATGAAACTAGTGGCAGAATGATTGATGAAAATGCCAATGAAGTAAAGTCTGAATTTCCAGATATGAAAGACATCTTGAATAAATATGTGATCGTTAACTTTAACGGAAGACCATATCCTGGAAAAGTAATCGACGTAGATGAAGAAGTGGTGGAAGTCACTTGTATGCACCAAGTTGGAAAGAAGAATTCAAACTGTTTCTATTGGCCGAAATTAGTTAAGGACATTTCTTGGTATGATTATGATCAAATACTTACTGTAATACCTGAGCCAAAGCCGATAGGAAATACAAACCAATACAAAGTTGATGAATTCATATGGAATGAATCTCAGAATAAAACACTGTGa